The region AGAAATTATACCCTGATTCTAAGTCCATAACCTACAAAATCTTTAAAATCATCATCACATTTGAGTATTTAGAATACAATTATGCAAATCTTTCTAGAACAACATAATATACACATGAGCACATTGACCCTGTTTCCCTCTTCTCAATATCAAAAGACTTTAGGTATTCCATGCGGGTGAATTTAAGATCCAAAGGGTAATACCTCCCCAACCCCATAACCAAAAGGTCTAGTCACAAACAAATCCTTAATGTTCAATGCCATATGTGGGTAaacttttcaaagtacaatgtgtTAATAAGGAAATAACTGAATGTACAATACTGTAGGTAGGTACACTTTTGAAAGTACACTGTCTTAAAACAAGAAAGATTGAAAATACAATGCTATAGGCGGGTAGACTTTTGAAGTACAATGGGTTACTAAAAAACAAATTGAAAGTACCGTCTACCGTGTTGTAATTGGATaattttttcaaagtaaaatgcgttaataagaaaaaaatgttGCAATATAAAGAAATGAAAATTAGCCTCTAGAAATCTGGTACTTCTTCCAAGGCCCACAAATAAAAGATCGGGTATGGGGCTAATCTAGTGTGTGTTTTTCTTTTTGAGTAATGAGTTGTGTTTTGCTTATTTTTATTAGAAATTTGTGTGTTTTGGCGTGGTAGATCAAAATATAGGGCTGTTGCTTTTTGTTTGTAACTATAGTTTTACTTTTTCTACTTTGTATTTCTTTCCAGCTTCCTGCTGGCTTTTAGTTTATAAAATCGCTGCTGTTGATTAAAAGAAAAAGCAAATTAATTCAAAAAACCGAAAAGCTATTCAGCTGCTGCACTTAGGCAAAAGTATTTACAATAATCATCTTAATATTATCAACAAACAAATCAACAAGTCTCAAATTAATGTTAATAATTTTTGGGACAAGTAATAAAAAAGCAAAAAACGCAGACGCTGAAACTCTACTTAACAAGGAATATTACATTTAGGCAAAAGTAAAAAAAGAATTTGTGATGTTTATTATAGGGTGATCAAAAAGGAGATGGCCTACTTTTCTGCTAAACCACCCTTATTGTCAAATTTGATTGGTCGAAAGTTGTGTTAAGATCTGTAATCTTAGGGCATGACAAAATATCAAGTCTTTTAAGGCATGGGAGGTGTTGTAAGACCTCTGAAAATGATTCCACATCCGTAAACTTCCAAAGTGTTAGAGAAACAAGAGATGGTGGAAGAAgaaaagatgatgatgatgatggagtAGTAATAGTATTCTTCACATCTTCTGCCACTGCAAATGAAACCACTTCTGAATTTTTTCCATGCAAGTATAGTTCAAGTAATGTGGCTGGAAAATTCTGCAGGCCCCACTCTGACATTGGCTTTTTTAAGCATCCTATCGTTAGTTTGCGTAAATTAGGAGGCCACAAACCACAAGGAAAGGAGTAATCAATACTTGGACAATCATGTATCTCCAGTTCTTCCAAAGATGTGAGACTTTGAAAATACTCATGAGGAAATGACTTTAGATTCTTGCAATTACGGATGTCAAGAGATGTAAGGCCAAACAGGTGCTCATGCACTGCTGAGAAGGTCAAAGATGTCAGTGAATCACAATCCCTGATCACTAAATTCTCAACACTATTTGGACAATTGTAATTCTCTAGTTTGCCACAGTTAATAAACAACACTTGTTTAAGAGATCCCaatttaaccccaaaattaacgTTGTTCTCGGCTGATGAAACCAACTTTTTACAATCACGTACTTCCAAGATCTGTAAACTCACAAGACTTTTGCATGCTTCGGATTCTCGTTCCCATAAGTATCTCAATTCATCACATCTATAAATAAATAGATGTTTAACTTCCCCAAGATGCATTAATTCTTCTCCATGTAGTTGAGTAAATCCTATAACATTCACCATTTTTAGTTCCACAAGTGACGAGGACAAACCAACCATGTTTCTTAACACCGCTTCGGAACATTCTTCTATACGTAAAAACCGAAGTGAAGGTATTAATCCGATTGACACTTGAGATAGTTGTGGACAACTTATTAAAGAGATCTCATGAAGACGAGGAAAAGAACTAGGAGTTCCATGTTCATTGCCACTATTAATTGACCATCTCTGCCAACCTTGCATATCATAAAACTTCAGAACTTCAAGTGATGGAAATGCAATCCCAAGATTTGAATTGGTAGGTGCAAGTAATTCAAAACCCACAGTCTTCACCTCATTCATGCTTTCAACAACCAATTTCTTAAGAGACTTCAGATGTCCAACTCTTATATGTGTACTTCTACACCCAGATAATGTAAGCTCTGTTAAGTGATCAAACGTGGGATCCCCGACCCAACTAGGAAATCTTGTTCCCTTGTTATTGAAAATCTTGAGGATTTTTAACTTAGGAGGAGGCCTTAGTTCTTCAAGTACTTCATATTCAATCGTCTCATCCCGAGAATCATCAAACACATTATCACTCCATTCCATCTCCAAAACTTCAAGACCCTTCTTTTGATGTAAGTTGGCATCCTTTGCTTCTATTGGATCTATCACTTTCTCCAGCCCAATAATGGAAAGCCGACCTTGAAGATCCGATAATTCCTTAAGATCAGATATTTTGATCCCGTTAGCTTCTTTAACAGTGACCTTGGGTAGAGTTTGTAGACTTGTCAACCCACCAATACCTAAGGGCATCTTGTTCAATTTCGGAGTATCACTTGTGTCAAGATGTCGCAGGTTTATTAGCTTTGCAAAACTTACTGGTAAGCTAGATAACATAAAACAATTTTGAAGCAACAAGCTCTGTAGATTATACAGGTCACCCACTTGTTCTGGCAAACATCTGATTCCACTATAAGAAAAATTAAGATACCGAAGATGCTTGAGACTACCAATTGATTGTGGCACCTCTGTGATTCGAGTTAGTCTTAGCACCCTTAGGAACTGTAGTTTGTGAAGTAATTCAACATGACCACTGTCTAACCAACCACCTGGCAATGGTAAGAAAGTTCGCAAGCGTTTAGCTCTTTGTAATTCATTAAAATTTCCATATGATCCAAATCGCGGACCTACTAATGAAAAGTGACGAAACTTCTCAAAATTTTCATTCCTGTCGGATACATTCATCTCACCATCCAATCTACAGAAAAACTCTCCTGCAACACTTGTGGCCAAGTCGTTTATCAGGTCATGCATTGTATAGGTTAACTTGtcatttgttgaatgttgaaaaaAGGACCTTGACTGTAGCTCTTCAAAATACTGATGACCTAAACTCTCCATTGACTTTGATTGGGACAAAAATCCCTCTCCCATCCAGAGCAGGACTAATTTATTCTTGACAAATACATAGTCCTTGGGAAACAAGGAGGAGTATGCAAACAACAGTTTCAAATGTGGAGGAAGATGATAGTAGCTTAGTTTAAGAGCCGGAAGAATCCCTCTTGCATCCTTTATATTCCATACCTCACTCTTCAACAATTTCTCCCATTCATCACTATTTCTATCAGTCTTCAAAACCCTCCCAAGTGCTTTCAAAGCCAATGGTAGTCTACCACATTTTTTTACAATACCTTCACCAAGCAACTTAAGTGTTGGATGTTTGTCAAAGTTTTTTTCACCTAAAGCCTGTTGAGCAAATAATGATAGTGCATCTTCACTTGACAAAACGTCCAGACCATAAGATAGTTCCGAGTCCATCACCAATGCAACCTTGGTGCTCCTTGTTGTGACAATAACTTTACTTCCAGGTGCCCCTACAAGAAGAGGGCTTTGAAGAAGTTCCCACTTACTGTGGTCTTCGTTCCACACATCGTCTAGAACAAGTAAGAACCTCTTCTTCGAAAGTTTTTCTTTGAAGGCCACGTGAAGCAGATTGAGATTAGCAAAGTCTTCGTTTTTACCGGTTACTGCTTGGAAGATTGCCTTGCTAATGTTAAATACATCCAACTCTTCAGAAACACAAACCCATGCCATCAGTTCAAAGTGATCCTTCACTTTCTCCTCGTTGTATAAGAGTTTCGCAAGAGTGGTTTTGCCTATCCCACCCATTCCAACTATCGACACTATGCTCACATTCTGGTCACATCCTTCATTTCCCAATAATTTCCCCATCAAGGCCTCTTTATCCCCTTCCCGACCCATGATTTTGGACTCATCAACCAGTGACGTCTGCTCCAACAGTTTCTCTCTTATATTTGACCTTTCAACATTCACATTCAAACCCAAATCATTTTTCTGGTCAACAAGATGACGCAATTTGGCAGTGATCTCATCTAGCTTTGAACTCATCTTCCGACCATACATGAAGTTGCGAGGAGTGAAATTTGTACAACAATTTGGGAAGAATTTCAATACCTTACCAGTACTGGTGCTGGTGCTGGCATGAGCTTCTTGATTCAACTTGCGTCGCAGAGCCTCCGTGGCCAGATCATCAAGTACATCGTCTATGTCGTAAGCCAATTCCTGGAGATCGTTCACCCACAATCGAACAGCTCTGTCTGTTATGTGTTTCTGGCTTGCATCACCAAGCACGGCTTGGATCAGGGGTAAGGTTTTCTTCCATTTGTTCAGCTGAGAATCGATTTCTTCAGATCGAGCCACCTTCATCAGGTCACCAGAGATCAGCTTCTCACACAGCACAGTGATGACGGCAGTAACAGCGATTTCAGCCATTCGAATTTGGAATTAGGAAAAAGGAAATATCGTTTCTTTGCTGAAGGTTTTGATTTCAAAAGGTGAAATTAGCAAGGTTGACCGAGTACTGCAAAGCTGACTTATACATTTTATAATGTGCCTCAATTACAATTTGGTCCTTATGTTTAGATTCTTGTCGGTTTTTGT is a window of Lactuca sativa cultivar Salinas chromosome 1, Lsat_Salinas_v11, whole genome shotgun sequence DNA encoding:
- the LOC111910795 gene encoding putative disease resistance protein At3g14460; protein product: MAEIAVTAVITVLCEKLISGDLMKVARSEEIDSQLNKWKKTLPLIQAVLGDASQKHITDRAVRLWVNDLQELAYDIDDVLDDLATEALRRKLNQEAHASTSTSTGKVLKFFPNCCTNFTPRNFMYGRKMSSKLDEITAKLRHLVDQKNDLGLNVNVERSNIREKLLEQTSLVDESKIMGREGDKEALMGKLLGNEGCDQNVSIVSIVGMGGIGKTTLAKLLYNEEKVKDHFELMAWVCVSEELDVFNISKAIFQAVTGKNEDFANLNLLHVAFKEKLSKKRFLLVLDDVWNEDHSKWELLQSPLLVGAPGSKVIVTTRSTKVALVMDSELSYGLDVLSSEDALSLFAQQALGEKNFDKHPTLKLLGEGIVKKCGRLPLALKALGRVLKTDRNSDEWEKLLKSEVWNIKDARGILPALKLSYYHLPPHLKLLFAYSSLFPKDYVFVKNKLVLLWMGEGFLSQSKSMESLGHQYFEELQSRSFFQHSTNDKLTYTMHDLINDLATSVAGEFFCRLDGEMNVSDRNENFEKFRHFSLVGPRFGSYGNFNELQRAKRLRTFLPLPGGWLDSGHVELLHKLQFLRVLRLTRITEVPQSIGSLKHLRYLNFSYSGIRCLPEQVGDLYNLQSLLLQNCFMLSSLPVSFAKLINLRHLDTSDTPKLNKMPLGIGGLTSLQTLPKVTVKEANGIKISDLKELSDLQGRLSIIGLEKVIDPIEAKDANLHQKKGLEVLEMEWSDNVFDDSRDETIEYEVLEELRPPPKLKILKIFNNKGTRFPSWVGDPTFDHLTELTLSGCRSTHIRVGHLKSLKKLVVESMNEVKTVGFELLAPTNSNLGIAFPSLEVLKFYDMQGWQRWSINSGNEHGTPSSFPRLHEISLISCPQLSQVSIGLIPSLRFLRIEECSEAVLRNMVGLSSSLVELKMVNVIGFTQLHGEELMHLGEVKHLFIYRCDELRYLWERESEACKSLVSLQILEVRDCKKLVSSAENNVNFGVKLGSLKQVLFINCGKLENYNCPNSVENLVIRDCDSLTSLTFSAVHEHLFGLTSLDIRNCKNLKSFPHEYFQSLTSLEELEIHDCPSIDYSFPCGLWPPNLRKLTIGCLKKPMSEWGLQNFPATLLELYLHGKNSEVVSFAVAEDVKNTITTPSSSSSFLLPPSLVSLTLWKFTDVESFSEVLQHLPCLKRLDILSCPKITDLNTTFDQSNLTIRVV